The DNA sequence CTCTTCCCGGCCTGCGCCGTCCGCCAACGCTGTACCCTGCCCCATGTCAACTTCTGAAGGGTCATCGGTGGGTCTGCGCTGGGGGCTGCTGGGCGCGGCACGCATCGCGCGGGCGCTGATTCCGGCCATCCGGGCCGCCGGGGGCGAGGTGGTGGCGCTGGGCGTGCGCGACGCGGCGTCCGAACGAGCGCGGGCCTTCTCCGACGAGTGGGGGGTGCCGCTGGTGGGGGGCTATCAGGACGTGCTGGACGCCGAGCTGGACGCGGTGTACAACCCGCTGCCCAACGATCTGCACCGGCCGTGGTCCCTGGCAGCCCTGCGTGCGGGCAAGCACGTGCTGACCGAGAAGCCGCTGGTGCTGAACGCTGCCGAAGCGCGCGAACTGGCCGACGTGGCGCAGGCGACGGGCCGGGTGTTATTGGAGGCCTTCGCGTACCGCTTTCACCCCCACATTGCACGGTTGCGTGAGCTGGTGCAGGCCGGCGAACTGGGCGAACTGCGGGCGGTGCGCGCGGCCTTCGGCTTCACCCTGGACAATCCCGACGACTTCCGCTGGGAGGCCGA is a window from the Deinococcus radiopugnans ATCC 19172 genome containing:
- a CDS encoding Gfo/Idh/MocA family protein, with product MSTSEGSSVGLRWGLLGAARIARALIPAIRAAGGEVVALGVRDAASERARAFSDEWGVPLVGGYQDVLDAELDAVYNPLPNDLHRPWSLAALRAGKHVLTEKPLVLNAAEARELADVAQATGRVLLEAFAYRFHPHIARLRELVQAGELGELRAVRAAFGFTLDNPDDFRWEADKGGGALFDVGTYPVNLIRLLLGEPTAAVARARWTPGGVDLGLSGVLEYPAALASVDCAFDWGDQPSQRLTLLGTRGTLDMNGVYNSNTQSPVSFTVTTAAGVREEEFPPFNAYAAMVDHFQRAALGEEAALYPPEDSVRHARVLDALFAAALTGERVEV